A window of the Comamonas sp. Y33R10-2 genome harbors these coding sequences:
- the prfA gene encoding peptide chain release factor 1, which translates to MQDFLRNQLERYALRLQELDFLLSREDIMGDMKQYRSISREHADVTAIASRYTRHQQASADIAAAREMLSDPDMTEMAQEEITNGEAELIKLEDDLQRMLLPKDPDDARPAFMEIRAGTGGDESALFAGDLARMYTRYATTVGWKVEVMSANEAEIGGYKEVVLRIEGDNAYGALRFESGGHRVQRVPATETQGRIHTSACTVAVMPEPDEAEAITLNPADLRIDTYRASGAGGQHINKTDSAVRVVHLPTGIVAECQDGRSQHSNKAKALQVLQARIQEKERSERAAKEAAMRKGLIGSGDRSDRIRTYNFPQGRMTDHRINLTLYKLLAIMEGDMADVMQALQHAREAELLAELQAD; encoded by the coding sequence ATGCAAGACTTTTTGCGCAATCAGCTCGAACGCTATGCCCTACGTCTGCAAGAGCTGGACTTTCTGCTCTCGCGTGAAGACATCATGGGCGACATGAAGCAATACCGCAGCATCTCCCGCGAGCATGCTGACGTGACCGCCATTGCCAGCCGCTACACGCGCCACCAGCAAGCCAGCGCCGATATCGCGGCCGCACGCGAGATGCTCAGCGACCCTGATATGACTGAGATGGCGCAAGAAGAAATCACCAACGGCGAAGCTGAACTCATCAAGCTTGAAGACGATCTGCAGCGCATGCTGCTGCCCAAAGACCCCGACGACGCCCGCCCCGCCTTCATGGAAATTCGCGCCGGCACCGGTGGCGATGAGTCAGCCCTGTTTGCCGGCGATCTGGCTCGCATGTACACCCGCTACGCCACCACCGTGGGCTGGAAAGTCGAAGTCATGAGCGCCAATGAGGCGGAAATTGGCGGCTACAAAGAAGTAGTGCTGCGCATTGAAGGGGACAACGCCTATGGCGCGCTGCGCTTTGAGTCCGGTGGCCACCGCGTGCAGCGCGTGCCCGCCACCGAAACCCAGGGCCGCATCCACACCAGTGCCTGCACCGTGGCCGTGATGCCCGAGCCCGATGAAGCCGAGGCCATCACCCTCAACCCAGCCGACCTGCGCATTGACACCTACCGCGCCAGCGGCGCTGGTGGTCAGCACATCAACAAAACGGACTCTGCCGTGCGCGTGGTTCATTTGCCCACCGGTATCGTGGCCGAATGCCAAGACGGCCGCAGCCAGCACAGCAACAAGGCCAAGGCTTTGCAAGTGCTGCAAGCCCGCATTCAAGAAAAAGAACGCAGCGAACGCGCCGCCAAAGAGGCCGCCATGCGCAAGGGCTTGATTGGCTCGGGCGACCGCAGTGACCGCATCCGCACTTACAACTTCCCGCAGGGCCGAATGACGGACCACCGCATCAACCTCACGCTGTACAAGCTGCTGGCCATCATGGAGGGCGATATGGCCGATGTGATGCAAGCCCTACAGCACGCCCGCGAAGCCGAGTTGCTGGCCGAGCTGCAAGCCGACTAA
- the prmC gene encoding peptide chain release factor N(5)-glutamine methyltransferase — protein MTASASASASASASAPAPAPAGSLTVAQALMQAAQLGLPRVDAQMLLLHLMQQPAHARAWLITHDTDILSAQQQAHWSDLCAQRLQGAPVAYLTGHKEFYGLELAVDARVLDPRPDTETLVDWALELIPADAPHRVIDLGTGSGAIALALQSQRPCAQVIAVDASADALTVAQANARRLNLPVQFAHGSWLEPLTGQPPADLIVSNPPYIRADDPHLAALTHEPLSALASGADGLEDIHSIIDQAPAQLKIGGWLIFEHGWDQAHDVAQLLQAAGFEQVQHRSDLAGIARCTGGSWPANVS, from the coding sequence ATGACTGCCTCTGCCTCTGCCTCTGCCTCTGCCTCTGCCTCTGCCCCGGCCCCGGCCCCTGCTGGCTCTTTAACCGTTGCCCAAGCCCTCATGCAAGCCGCCCAATTGGGCCTGCCGCGCGTAGATGCGCAAATGCTGTTGCTACATTTAATGCAGCAGCCAGCCCATGCCCGTGCTTGGCTCATCACGCATGACACCGATATTTTGAGCGCCCAACAGCAAGCGCACTGGAGCGATCTGTGCGCCCAGCGTTTGCAAGGCGCTCCGGTGGCTTACCTTACCGGGCACAAAGAGTTTTACGGGCTTGAGCTGGCTGTAGATGCCCGCGTGCTGGACCCTCGGCCCGATACCGAAACGCTGGTGGATTGGGCGCTGGAACTCATCCCGGCAGATGCACCCCACCGCGTGATTGACCTTGGCACCGGCAGCGGTGCTATTGCGTTGGCCCTGCAAAGCCAGCGCCCTTGCGCCCAAGTCATTGCCGTAGATGCCAGCGCCGATGCACTGACCGTGGCACAGGCCAATGCCAGGCGCCTGAACCTGCCGGTGCAATTTGCCCACGGCAGCTGGCTGGAACCCTTAACCGGCCAACCGCCAGCGGACCTGATTGTCAGCAACCCGCCCTATATTCGCGCCGATGATCCGCATTTAGCAGCGCTGACGCATGAGCCGCTTTCGGCTCTGGCCAGTGGCGCGGATGGTCTGGAAGATATTCACAGCATCATCGACCAAGCCCCTGCACAACTCAAAATAGGCGGCTGGCTGATCTTTGAACATGGCTGGGATCAGGCGCATGATGTGGCCCAGCTCTTGCAAGCCGCAGGCTTTGAGCAGGTGCAGCATCGAAGCGACCTCGCTGGTATTGCCCGCTGCACTGGCGGCAGTTGGCCTGCTAATGTCTCTTAA
- the grxD gene encoding Grx4 family monothiol glutaredoxin: MSNPQQRIDDLVKNNDILLFMKGNASFPQCGFSGRAIQILKACGVDAKSIATVNVLEDQEIRQGIKEYSQWPTIPQLYIKGEFVGGSDIMMEMYESGELKQMLTGE, encoded by the coding sequence ATGAGCAACCCACAACAACGCATCGACGACCTGGTTAAGAACAACGACATCCTGTTGTTCATGAAGGGCAACGCAAGCTTTCCTCAGTGCGGCTTCTCTGGCCGTGCCATCCAAATCCTGAAGGCCTGCGGTGTGGACGCCAAGTCCATCGCCACCGTGAACGTGCTGGAAGATCAAGAAATTCGCCAAGGCATCAAGGAATACAGCCAGTGGCCCACCATTCCGCAGCTCTACATCAAGGGCGAATTCGTGGGCGGCTCGGACATCATGATGGAGATGTACGAATCGGGCGAACTCAAGCAAATGCTGACTGGCGAATAA